One genomic region from Cryptococcus gattii WM276 chromosome C, complete sequence encodes:
- a CDS encoding import inner membrane translocase subunit tim22, putative (Similar to TIGR gene model, INSD accession AAW42244.1~Mitochondrial import inner membrane translocase subunit TIM22) has product MSIPLPSAMPLLPPIYLPGQEPLPAGTTDWERQEMQTALKYQRYMGMVMESCPLKVTIAGVGGLALGGFFSLMSATFAYEDPLSRASNQLTTTRAQTMFVFKEMGRNMWSSGKGFAKVGMVYSGVECCIEGYRAKNDIYNGVSAGFLTGAILARNAGPAAMLGGGVAFAAFSGAIDWWLRSAPADEI; this is encoded by the exons ATGTCAATCCCCCTTCCCAGCGCGATGCCCCTCTTACCGCCCATATATCTGCCGGGGCAAGAACCTCTTCCTGCCGGAACCACTGACTGGGAACGACAAGAGATGCAAACCGCTTTGAAATACCAGAGATATATGGGTATGGTCATGGAAAGTTGCCCCCTGAAAGTTACCATTGCTGGCGTTGGAG GCCTTGCCCTTGGTGGCTTTTTCTCTCTCATGTCTGCCACTTTCGCATACGAAGATCCCTTGTCACGAGCCTCTAATCAACTCACGACAACAAGGGCTCAGACGATGTTTGTTTTCAAAGAGATGGGGAGGAACATGTGGTCTAGTGGTAAAGGGTTTGCCAAAGTTGGTATGGTGTACTCAGGCGTGGAATGCTGCATTGAAGGA TACAGAGCAAAGAACGACATCTATAACGGCGTCTCAGCAGGGTTCCTGACAGGAGCAATCTTAGCGCGTAACGCAGGGCCAGCTGCTATGTTGGGTGGCGGTGTCGCCTTTGCTGCCTTCTCGGGTGCCATTGATTGGTGGCTACGCAGTGCGCCTGCCGA CGAAATTTAG
- a CDS encoding polygalacturonase, putative (Similar to TIGR gene model, INSD accession AAW42245.1), with protein MRLICLFVCALSSAVVQGSLFVLSKSQSQKIISEIDNIWPYRHEVFEFHPEHKDLSSGLVRPLCVLHSLGEGADDSYNFEKAVHQCGRGGIVRLPDANYTISRPLDIYLSNSILDLHGWLSFSTNISSWIENRMPLDFQNQSLAFVVRGNDYILEGNDKGGINGNGQVWYDYAKDYGNKFGRPMSLAIKNSKNVIIKNFSIVQPQFWASLIWGSENVYIKDFYVNATSYNPESASDQKNWLQNTDGSDTYQSHNVTYENMVYQGGDDCVALKPNSTSITLRNVTCYGGTGIAFGSIAQYSGVKDVIEDVFMEDIQLYPSNQCPAYQGVYFKSWLGYSIGQPPNGGGGGYGYCRNVTVKDVYMENIWHPLVVQSDLTYLTLDREKYADSGLFEWYDIHLKNFTGKALRNRIAWMSCSKLTPCHDWTFEGIDIMPGKRDHPEIHYTCNNFVLGGNDGLNQCHPSNSKLETENGGTL; from the exons ATGCGCCTCATCTGCCTCTTCGTCTGCGCTCTATCTAGCGCGGTCGTGCAAGGGTCTCTCTTCGTGCTCAGCAAATCCCAAAGTCAAAAAATTATTTCGGAAATCGACAACATTTGGCCTTATCGCCATGAGGTATTTGAATTTCACCCAGAGCATAAAGACCTTTCCTCAGGGCTGGTTCGACCCCTCTGTGTCTTGCATTCTTtgggagaaggagcagaTGACTCGTACAACTTTGAGAAAGCTGTCCATCAATGTGGCCGTGGCGGCATTGTGAGATTACCAGATGCCAACTA CACGATCAGTCGCCCCCTTGACATATACCTTTCCAACTCCATTCTTGATCTTCATGGTTGGCTATCCTTTTCGACGAACATTTCTTCATGGATCGAAAATCGTATGCCCTTGGACTTCCAAAATCAATCACTTGCGTTTGTCGTGAGGGGTAATGATTATATCCTCGAGGGGAATGATAAAGGAGGGATAAATGGAAATGGACAAGTATGGTATGATTACGCAAAGGACTACGGAAATAAGTTCGGGCG GCCCATGTCACTGGCCATCAAAAACAGCAAGAACGTCATCATAAAAAACTTCAGCATTGTCCAGCCACAGTTTTGGGCTTCTCTCATATGGGGATCAGAAAATGTGTACATAAAAGATTTTTACGTTAATGCTACTAGCTATAACCCAGAATCTGCCAGTGATCAGAAGAATTGGCTTCAAAACACTG ATGGAAGTGACACATACCAGAGTCACAATGTCACTTACG AAAATATGGTTTACCAGGGCGGGGATGATTGTGTGGCATTGAAGCCAAATAGTACATCCATCACACTTCGCAATGTGACCTGTTACGGAGGGACGGGTATTGCTTTTGGATCGATCGCTCAGTATTCGGGCGTG AAAGATGTGATTGAAGATGTGTTTATGGAGGATATTCAGTTGTATCCATCTAATCAATGCCCAGCCTATCAAGGTGTCTATTTCAAATCTTGGTTGGG ATACTCCATCGGACAGCCACCAAAcggtggaggtggtggatATGGCTATTGTCGTAACGTGACAGTCAAGGATGTATATATGGAGAATATATGGCATCCTCTCGTTGTCCAGTCTGA CTTAACCTATCTCACTTTAGACCGCGAAAAATACGCGGATTCTGGTCTCTTCGA ATGGTATGATATCCACCTGAAAAACTTCACAGGAAAAGCATTGCGTAACAGGATCGCTTGGATGTCCTGTTCCAAGTTGACTCCTTGTCATGATTGGACCTTTGAGGGCATAGATATCATGCCAGGGAAAAGAGATCACCCCGAGATCCATTATACTTGTAATAATTTTGTGCTGGGGGGAAATGACGGACTTAACCAGTGCCATCCCAGCAACTCAAAGCTCGAAACTGAGAATGGTGGTACACTCTGA